In a single window of the Tachyglossus aculeatus isolate mTacAcu1 chromosome 14, mTacAcu1.pri, whole genome shotgun sequence genome:
- the HMOX1 gene encoding heme oxygenase 1, which produces MDAPRNPQSSQDLSEALKEATKEVHAQAENVEFLKNFQKGQVSRSGFKLVMSSLYHIYGALEEELERHKAHPAHAPVYFPEELSRQPALREDMEYWYGPSWREEIPFPEATRKYVARLRQLGREEPELLVAHAYTRYLGDLSGGQILKKIAQKALHLPGSGEGLAFFSFPAIANATKFKQLYRSRMNSIEMSPETKMKVLEEARASFLFNIRVFEELQELESQSAENDTKQQKAELRKRSNDKVQGSASGKGNEESQKQPHVLSPVPFLRWILTFSFLVATVAVGFYAM; this is translated from the exons CTCTCAAGACTTGTCAGAGGCCCTGAAGGAGGCCACGAAGGAAGTCCACGCCCAGGCGGAAAATGTGGAATTCCTGAAGAACTTTCAGAAGGGACAGGTGTCTCGAAGCGGCTTTAAG CTGGTGATGTCGTCTCTGTATCACATCTACGGGGCTCTGGAAGAGGAGCTGGAGCGCCACAAGGCCCACCCGGCTCACGCTCCCGTCTACTTCCCGGAAGAACTGTCCCGCCAGCCGGCCCTCCGGGAGGACATGGAATACTGGTACGGCCccagctggagggaggagatccCCTTCCCCGAGGCCACCCGCAAGTACGTGGCCAGGCTGCGGCAGCTGGGCCGCGAGGAGCCCGAGCTCCTGGTGGCCCACGCCTACACGCGCTACTTGGGAGACCTCTCTGGGGGCCAGATCCTGAAGAAGATCGCGCAGAAGGCCCTGCACCTGCCCGGCAGCGGGGAGGGCCTGGCCTTCTTCAGCTTCCCCGCCATCGCCAACGCCACCAAGTTCAAGCAGCTCTACCGTTCTCGCATGAACTCCATCGAGATGAGCCCCGAAACCAAGATGAAGGTCCTCGAGGAGGCCCGGGCCTCCTTCCTCTTCAACATCCGA GTGTTCGAAGAGCTGCAAGAATTGGAGTCCCAGAGTGCTGAAAATGACACCAAGCAGCAGAAAGCAGAGCTGCGCAAGAGAAGCAACGACAAGGTGCAAG GTTCGGCCTCCGGGAAAGGGAATGAGGAATCCCAGAAGCAGCCTCACGTCCTCTCCCCCGTGCCCTTCCTGCGATGGATCCTGACCTTCAGCTTCCTGGTGGCCACAGTCGCCGTGGGCTTTTACGCCATGTGA